The following proteins are co-located in the Mobula birostris isolate sMobBir1 chromosome 26, sMobBir1.hap1, whole genome shotgun sequence genome:
- the LOC140188081 gene encoding immunoglobulin lambda-1 light chain-like has translation MRTLCFFWSLSVWLGFGEAQTLTQPPSVSVFPGTTATLNCNIGTDDGYYVGWYKQTPGTVTQWILYHYYSLSTPIYGPGFGSDRFTSTANSAATEYQLIIKNTEKGDAALYYCGKWLESTNTVGFGRGTTLFVADQQLLDPIVKLLGPSAEEISAKGEGTLVCLVSKLSIGFPVVSWTVNDSPTSSEVQTGGVTQNADKTFSLSSYLTVPGADWSSGKRYSCSVQQGAASTISATVTQSSC, from the exons ATGCGGACGCTGTGTTTTTTCTGGTCTCTGTCAGTGTGGCTGGGCT TTGGAGAGGCTCAGACTCTGACTCAGCCTCCAAGCGTGTCGGTATTTCCAGGAACCACGGCCACGCTGAATTGTAACATCGGAACAGATGATGGCTATTATGTGGGTTGGTACAAGCAGACTCCAGGAACAGTTACACAGTGGATCCTATATCACTATTACTCCTTGAGTACCCCAATCTACGGCCCTGGGTTCGGCAGCGACCGTTTCACATCGACAGCCAACAGCGCCGCCACCGAGTACCAGTTGATCATAAAGAACACGGAAAAGGGTGACGCCGCCCTCTATTACTGCGGAAAGTGGCTTGAATCGACCAATACTGTCGGGTTCGGCCGAGGGACCACGCTCTTTGTTGCCG ATCAGCAACTCCTGGACCCTATAGTGAAACTGCTTGGGCCGTCGGCCGAAGAGATCTCGGCTAAAGGAGAGGGCACCTTAGTTTGCCTGGTCAGTAAATTGTCGATAGGCTTCCCTGTCGTCAGCTGGACAGTGAACGACAGTCCGACGAGCAGTGAGGTGCAAACCGGCGGGGTGACTCAGAACGCGGACAAAACCTTCAGTCTCAGCAGCTACCTGACGGTGCCCGGCGCAGACTGGAGCAGTGGGAAGAGGTACTCCTGCTCAGTTCAACAAGGAGCAGCCTCGACAATATCCGCAACAGTCACACAATCCAGCTGTTAA